A window of Candidatus Cloacimonadota bacterium contains these coding sequences:
- the wecB gene encoding UDP-N-acetylglucosamine 2-epimerase (non-hydrolyzing) has product MKKIQLIVGARPNFMKIAPLYRELEKKKDIFKVSLIHTGQHYDEKMSELFFDDLEMPKPDVYLNVGSGTHGEQTARIIERYEEFILSSTPPDLVVVAGDVNSTFACALVAKKLCIPVAHLEAGLRSYDERMPEEINRVLTDRISDILLTPSIDANKNLEKEGIDPKKIFFVGNIMIDSLVEQLEKAKKSKIKKTLGLDNDEQYILTTLHRPSNVDEREGLKTILYAFAEIGKSIKIIFPMHPRTQKNIDRLGLAEMVENTPGLLISEPIGYHDFIKMEMEASLVLTDSGGIQEETTYFGIPCLTLRENTERPITITQGTNQLVQLDTESIVNATLDVLKRKRKKRTVPKFWDGKTGERVVEVIVRYFDEEKSSY; this is encoded by the coding sequence ATGAAGAAGATTCAATTGATCGTGGGGGCGAGACCGAACTTTATGAAGATCGCACCCCTTTACAGAGAATTAGAAAAAAAGAAAGATATATTTAAGGTTAGCTTGATACATACCGGGCAGCATTATGATGAAAAGATGTCGGAGCTCTTTTTCGATGATCTGGAGATGCCTAAACCGGATGTTTATCTCAATGTCGGGTCGGGAACTCATGGCGAACAGACTGCCAGAATAATCGAAAGGTATGAAGAATTCATTCTTTCTTCCACTCCACCCGATCTGGTTGTGGTTGCCGGTGATGTCAATTCAACTTTTGCCTGTGCCCTGGTAGCCAAAAAACTCTGCATTCCAGTAGCACATCTGGAGGCAGGGCTGCGAAGTTATGATGAAAGAATGCCGGAAGAGATCAACAGGGTATTGACAGACAGGATCTCCGATATTCTACTCACTCCATCTATCGATGCCAATAAGAATTTAGAGAAAGAGGGGATTGATCCGAAAAAGATCTTTTTTGTCGGCAATATAATGATAGATTCTCTGGTTGAACAGCTGGAAAAGGCGAAGAAATCAAAGATAAAAAAAACATTGGGATTGGACAATGACGAGCAGTATATACTAACTACATTGCACCGACCATCCAATGTCGATGAGAGAGAGGGGCTGAAAACAATACTTTATGCCTTTGCTGAGATCGGAAAGAGTATCAAGATCATCTTCCCCATGCATCCCAGAACACAAAAAAATATTGACCGGCTGGGATTAGCCGAAATGGTTGAAAATACACCGGGACTTTTGATAAGTGAACCTATCGGCTATCATGATTTTATAAAAATGGAGATGGAGGCGTCTCTTGTGCTTACCGATTCGGGAGGAATACAGGAAGAAACTACCTATTTCGGCATTCCCTGTCTAACACTGAGAGAGAACACGGAGAGACCGATAACTATTACACAAGGAACGAATCAATTAGTCCAACTCGATACAGAGAGTATTGTCAACGCTACCCTGGATGTCCTGAAGAGAAAAAGAAAGAAAAGAACAGTTCCAAAATTCTGGGATGGGAAAACGGGGGAGAGGGTCGTTGAAGTAATTGTAAGGTATTTCGACGAAGAAAAAAGTAGTTACTAG
- a CDS encoding four helix bundle protein — MRTHKDLVLWQKSVIFVTNIYDVTTKFPKSEIYGITNQMRRAAVSIPSNIAEGSGRRSQKELIQFLHIALGSMAELETQLIISLNLSFITPDSYRNLSDELSELSKMTISLIRSLSKEKF, encoded by the coding sequence ATGAGAACACACAAAGATCTGGTCTTATGGCAAAAGAGCGTGATTTTTGTTACAAATATCTATGATGTAACTACAAAATTTCCTAAGTCAGAGATTTATGGGATTACTAATCAAATGAGAAGAGCAGCGGTGTCCATTCCATCAAATATAGCTGAAGGTTCTGGCAGAAGATCTCAAAAGGAATTGATACAATTTCTGCATATTGCTTTAGGATCAATGGCAGAATTAGAAACTCAACTAATTATCTCATTGAATTTATCGTTCATAACTCCTGACTCTTATAGGAACTTGTCAGATGAGTTATCTGAATTATCCAAGATGACCATTAGTTTAATCAGATCACTTTCTAAGGAGAAATTTTAA